The following proteins come from a genomic window of Microcoleus sp. bin38.metabat.b11b12b14.051:
- a CDS encoding antitoxin, with translation MEPEYDLSRMKKRPNPYAQQLKKQVTISIGIDVIEYFENMAQEAGISSQELINIYLQDCVVSQRKLSLDKAVD, from the coding sequence TTGGAACCGGAATACGATCTTTCAAGGATGAAGAAAAGACCTAATCCTTATGCCCAACAGTTGAAAAAACAGGTCACTATTTCTATAGGGATTGATGTGATTGAATATTTTGAAAATATGGCTCAAGAAGCCGGGATATCTTCTCAGGAATTAATTAATATTTATTTGCAAGATTGTGTCGTTTCTCAGCGTAAATTATCTCTAGACAAGGCGGTCGATTAA
- a CDS encoding DUF433 domain-containing protein: MQLEEYFDFQRADDIRVKGTRIGIETILYDFIHRARTPEQIAQTYPSLNLEQVYATILYYLHNKEAVSNYIADWLEWSHQQLKAQQLNPPPGIARLQKLRAEQKAKQIKNESELSIG; encoded by the coding sequence ATGCAACTCGAAGAATATTTCGACTTTCAGCGGGCCGATGATATTCGAGTCAAAGGGACGCGAATCGGCATTGAAACTATCTTATATGATTTCATTCATCGCGCTCGCACTCCCGAACAAATTGCTCAAACTTATCCATCTCTCAACTTGGAACAAGTTTATGCTACTATCCTTTACTATCTGCACAACAAAGAGGCGGTGAGTAACTATATTGCTGATTGGTTGGAGTGGAGCCACCAGCAACTTAAAGCACAACAACTTAATCCTCCACCCGGTATTGCTAGACTGCAAAAATTGAGAGCGGAACAAAAAGCTAAACAAATCAAAAATGAGTCTGAATTATCTATTGGATGA